In a genomic window of Roseiflexus castenholzii DSM 13941:
- the lpdA gene encoding dihydrolipoyl dehydrogenase: MTDTLYDVVVVGGGPGGYVAAIRAAQLGLKTAVVERQAMGGVCLNVGCIPTKALLHTADLLEELREAKRFGVVVEGVSLDWEATLRQKDTVVKTMTSGVSFLMKKNKVDVINGFARLAGRGQVAISTPEGQHRTVTAKNIIVAVGARPREIPAIGAVFDNDRILSSTGGLSIPSVPKSLLVVGAGAIGVEFASMYRSFGAEVTLVEMLPRVVPLEDEEVSAELARALNRRGIKVFAGSKLNHLEKIDGGVIARLVDAQGAEHALTFERALVGVGIVPNTGDIGLEEVGVALDQRGFIKVDDYMRTNVEGIYAIGDCAVTTPWLAHKASAEGIIAAETIAGHHTQPLDYGKIPSCTYCNPEIASVGLTEAKAREQGYDVKIGKFAFTGNGKATILGQRQGFVKIVADKQYDEVLGVHMIGPRVTELIAEGGLALSHEATAESIMRTVHAHPTLYEAIVEAAHAAAEGAAIHM, encoded by the coding sequence GTGACCGATACCCTCTACGATGTGGTGGTTGTAGGTGGTGGTCCTGGCGGCTATGTGGCTGCCATCCGCGCCGCGCAACTCGGCTTGAAAACCGCCGTTGTCGAGCGTCAGGCGATGGGAGGCGTCTGCCTCAATGTCGGGTGCATCCCGACCAAGGCGCTGCTCCACACCGCCGATCTGCTCGAGGAACTGCGTGAAGCGAAACGCTTCGGCGTCGTTGTCGAAGGCGTGTCGCTCGATTGGGAGGCGACGCTGCGCCAGAAGGATACGGTGGTCAAGACGATGACCAGCGGCGTTTCTTTCCTGATGAAGAAAAATAAGGTCGATGTGATCAATGGCTTTGCCCGTCTCGCCGGGCGCGGGCAGGTCGCCATCAGCACGCCTGAGGGTCAGCATCGCACGGTGACGGCAAAGAATATCATCGTCGCCGTGGGCGCGCGTCCCCGTGAGATCCCGGCAATCGGCGCGGTGTTCGACAATGACCGGATTCTCTCCTCAACCGGTGGGCTGAGTATTCCCAGCGTTCCAAAGTCGCTCCTGGTCGTCGGCGCAGGTGCGATTGGCGTTGAGTTCGCGTCGATGTACCGCTCGTTCGGCGCAGAGGTGACGCTGGTCGAAATGCTGCCGCGCGTCGTGCCGCTCGAAGATGAGGAGGTCAGCGCCGAACTCGCGCGCGCGCTCAACCGCCGTGGCATTAAAGTCTTCGCCGGTTCAAAACTCAATCATCTCGAAAAGATTGATGGCGGCGTGATTGCGCGCCTGGTCGATGCGCAGGGCGCCGAGCACGCGCTGACCTTCGAGCGCGCACTGGTGGGGGTCGGTATTGTGCCCAATACCGGCGACATCGGGCTGGAAGAGGTGGGCGTCGCTCTGGATCAGCGCGGGTTCATTAAGGTGGATGATTATATGCGCACGAATGTCGAAGGAATCTATGCCATCGGCGATTGCGCTGTTACGACCCCGTGGCTGGCGCACAAGGCATCCGCCGAGGGCATCATCGCTGCTGAAACGATCGCCGGGCATCATACGCAGCCGCTCGACTACGGTAAGATTCCGTCATGCACCTACTGCAACCCGGAGATCGCCAGCGTTGGGTTGACCGAAGCGAAAGCGCGCGAACAGGGATACGACGTGAAGATCGGCAAGTTTGCGTTCACCGGCAACGGCAAGGCGACGATCCTGGGTCAGCGGCAGGGGTTTGTCAAGATCGTCGCCGACAAACAGTACGATGAGGTGCTCGGCGTTCATATGATCGGTCCGCGCGTCACCGAACTGATCGCCGAGGGCGGGTTGGCGCTGTCGCACGAAGCGACCGCCGAGTCGATCATGCGCACCGTCCACGCCCATCCGACCCTCTACGAAGCGATTGTCGAAGCGGCGCACGCGGCGGCTGAGGGTGCAGCAATCCATATGTAG
- a CDS encoding type II CAAX endopeptidase family protein, with amino-acid sequence MTKHPVVWFYVLAFVISWFGWLPIVAGSRGVSPFNSPVFQFLLILPAIGPALAAIIVTAASDGKAGVNLLLKPLLQWQVGAIWLILAIITPALLLVVGKIVTNTLDLAVTLAPQGNNIVAVAFSALVLSLFANPWEEVGWRGFALSRLQKNHNALVATLVVGVLWGLWHLPIFFWIGNPMAEHPFLAWFIGTVAVSFVYTWLYNSTKGSLLVVALFHIFGNTFGVIISGVFVIALAIVYSVVAVLLVTVYGKDHIARYERVYAG; translated from the coding sequence ATGACAAAGCATCCCGTCGTTTGGTTTTATGTCCTGGCTTTTGTAATTTCGTGGTTCGGTTGGCTCCCCATAGTGGCCGGTTCCCGCGGTGTTTCGCCGTTCAATAGCCCGGTCTTCCAGTTTCTGCTCATCCTTCCTGCCATAGGTCCTGCATTGGCGGCAATCATTGTGACTGCCGCAAGCGACGGAAAAGCAGGTGTCAATCTGTTGCTCAAACCACTTTTGCAGTGGCAGGTGGGTGCAATCTGGTTGATTCTTGCCATTATCACGCCCGCCCTACTTCTTGTTGTGGGGAAAATAGTGACGAATACGCTGGACCTGGCAGTAACACTAGCACCACAGGGTAACAATATAGTTGCAGTTGCTTTTTCGGCTCTTGTGCTATCGTTGTTTGCCAATCCGTGGGAAGAAGTTGGGTGGCGTGGGTTTGCCTTGTCGCGATTGCAGAAAAATCACAATGCACTGGTGGCTACGTTGGTGGTCGGTGTTTTGTGGGGGCTGTGGCATCTGCCGATCTTTTTCTGGATTGGCAATCCAATGGCTGAGCACCCTTTTCTTGCATGGTTCATTGGAACGGTTGCGGTCTCCTTCGTCTATACTTGGCTTTATAACAGTACCAAAGGCAGCTTATTGGTTGTGGCGCTCTTTCACATTTTTGGGAACACATTTGGGGTCATCATATCGGGTGTATTCGTCATCGCACTGGCGATTGTGTATTCTGTGGTCGCAGTTTTGCTTGTTACGGTTTATGGTAAAGATCATATTGCGCGCTATGAAAGAGTTTATGCGGGCTAA
- a CDS encoding helix-turn-helix domain-containing protein, whose product MARRLGCTRTTVYTWLTRFNADGLDSLTD is encoded by the coding sequence ATCGCGCGCCGTCTCGGCTGCACGCGGACGACCGTGTACACGTGGCTGACGCGCTTCAACGCCGATGGGCTCGATAGCTTGACGGACTAG